One Ensifer adhaerens genomic region harbors:
- a CDS encoding ABC transporter permease: MTVEMQTTLPLVVEPKNEQHNESYPALVWRRLKRSWTGMLGLVLVGLLLFMAVFADFLSPVDPKATGVAFAPPQAISFTDKDGNLVFSPRSYPLSEGTELDPITFQPIIGPDYDNPQILGFFVKGAPYSLFGLVPAERHFFGAVDGSPVHLLGTDKFGRDVLSRILVGSRISLMIALIVVSIVTIVGTTVGMASGYFGGRFDVWTQRFVELVLAFPQLPLYLALTSLIPVTAPTNVFLAFVIIVMSALGWAQMSREVRGKTLALARIDYVRAAIAVGASDRRIIFQHILPNVMSHVIVAVTLSIPQVVLLESFLGFLGFAVKPPLISWGLMLQDTSTYSVIGSYPWILSPVAFVLVTVFAFNALGDGLRDAIDPY; the protein is encoded by the coding sequence ATGACCGTCGAGATGCAAACAACCCTTCCGCTCGTCGTCGAACCCAAGAACGAGCAGCACAACGAAAGCTATCCTGCGCTCGTCTGGCGCCGGCTGAAGCGCTCCTGGACCGGCATGCTCGGCCTCGTGCTCGTTGGCCTGTTGCTCTTCATGGCGGTCTTTGCCGACTTCCTGTCGCCGGTCGATCCGAAGGCCACGGGCGTCGCCTTTGCGCCGCCGCAGGCGATCAGCTTTACCGACAAGGACGGCAACCTCGTTTTCTCGCCGCGCAGCTATCCGCTCAGCGAAGGTACGGAACTCGACCCGATCACCTTTCAGCCGATCATCGGTCCCGACTACGACAATCCGCAGATCCTTGGCTTCTTCGTCAAGGGCGCCCCCTACAGTCTCTTCGGCCTGGTCCCGGCCGAGCGCCATTTCTTTGGCGCGGTCGATGGCTCGCCGGTGCATCTGCTCGGTACCGACAAGTTTGGCCGCGACGTGCTGTCACGCATTCTCGTCGGCTCGCGCATCTCGTTGATGATCGCCCTCATCGTCGTCTCGATCGTCACCATCGTCGGCACGACCGTCGGCATGGCGTCGGGCTATTTCGGCGGCCGCTTCGACGTCTGGACTCAGCGCTTCGTCGAACTGGTACTCGCCTTCCCGCAATTGCCGCTCTACCTGGCGCTGACGTCGCTGATCCCGGTGACGGCGCCGACCAATGTCTTCCTCGCCTTCGTCATTATCGTCATGTCGGCGCTCGGCTGGGCGCAGATGTCGCGCGAGGTGCGCGGTAAGACGCTGGCGCTTGCCCGCATCGACTATGTGCGGGCGGCGATCGCCGTCGGCGCCAGCGACCGGCGCATCATCTTCCAGCACATCCTGCCGAACGTGATGAGCCATGTGATCGTCGCCGTCACGCTGTCGATCCCGCAGGTGGTGCTGCTTGAATCCTTCCTCGGGTTCCTCGGCTTTGCGGTCAAGCCGCCGCTCATTTCCTGGGGGCTGATGCTGCAGGATACCTCCACCTATTCCGTCATCGGGTCCTATCCCTGGATCC
- a CDS encoding ABC transporter permease — MFRFLLVRIASAIPVLLVLSVATFAIIQAPPGDYSDYIRSQLINQGGASYEEAEAQAQAYRKEHGLDKPLPVQYVNWMTGILTRGDFGHSLYYNKPVADVVGERLPRTLALALVCHILASIIGISFGIIAATRQYSWIDSLLSTVAFLGMTVPRFLMALIIVYILVFHFSVSEINSFHSARYGGAPWSWDKFVDLVKHVWPVVAIATFGGLAYNMRVMRGNLLDTLNAQYVETARAKGLSEGAVVMRHAVPNALHPLIMYQGVVLPYMLTGEIETAIIFALPTVGPAIVGSMWVGDVYVTATFMLVLSATLILGNIIADMLLAALDPRVRLGGAPA; from the coding sequence ATGTTCAGGTTTCTGCTTGTCCGCATCGCCTCTGCCATTCCGGTGCTGCTTGTCTTGAGCGTGGCGACCTTCGCCATCATCCAGGCGCCGCCCGGAGACTACAGCGATTACATCCGCTCGCAGCTGATCAACCAGGGTGGCGCATCCTATGAGGAAGCCGAAGCCCAGGCGCAGGCCTATCGCAAGGAGCATGGCCTCGATAAGCCGCTGCCGGTTCAATACGTCAACTGGATGACCGGCATCCTGACGCGCGGCGATTTCGGCCACAGCCTCTACTACAACAAGCCTGTTGCCGATGTCGTCGGCGAACGCCTGCCGCGCACGCTGGCATTGGCGCTCGTCTGCCACATCCTGGCGTCCATCATCGGCATATCCTTCGGTATCATCGCCGCGACACGGCAGTATTCGTGGATCGACAGCCTGCTTTCGACGGTGGCCTTCCTCGGCATGACGGTGCCGCGCTTCCTGATGGCGCTGATCATCGTCTACATCCTCGTCTTCCATTTCAGTGTGAGCGAAATCAACAGCTTCCACTCGGCCCGTTATGGCGGTGCGCCCTGGTCCTGGGACAAATTCGTCGACCTCGTCAAACATGTCTGGCCGGTCGTGGCGATCGCCACTTTCGGCGGCCTCGCCTACAATATGCGGGTGATGCGCGGCAATCTGCTCGACACGCTGAACGCGCAATATGTCGAAACCGCCCGGGCGAAGGGCCTGAGCGAAGGCGCGGTGGTCATGCGCCATGCGGTGCCGAATGCCCTGCATCCGCTGATCATGTACCAGGGCGTTGTGCTGCCCTACATGCTGACCGGCGAGATCGAGACGGCGATCATCTTCGCGCTGCCGACCGTCGGACCGGCCATCGTCGGCTCCATGTGGGTGGGCGACGTCTATGTCACCGCCACCTTCATGCTGGTTCTGTCGGCGACCCTTATCCTCGGCAACATCATCGCCGACATGCTGTTGGCCGCACTCGATCCGCGCGTGCGTCTCGGAGGAGCCCCAGCATGA
- a CDS encoding ABC transporter substrate-binding protein, with protein MTSHRLMKMASLLLVGISTLALEATASEPTVVPQQPAFPAEGKITYVPRDSIAEFKALPEYKEPAWVTEKYVKTGKLPPVAERLPKEPMVFKTGNMPDGVGVYGDTLRHVIGGRPEGWNYSAGQSQGWGGIDIGMSECLTRTAPLFQVEAKDVEPLPNLAKSWDWSSDGHKLTMHLVEGAKWSDGDLFDADDVMFYWEDNVLDPSVTPLNGATPETFGAGTTLKKIDQYTVEWTFKEAFPRQHLYAMAYGTFCPGPSHILKAKHPKYAGTTYDQYKNAFPPEYMNIPVMGAWVPVAYRPDDIIVLRRNPYYWKVDEAGNQLPYINELHYKLSTWADRDVQAIAGSADLSNLEQPENFVESLKRAAQDTAPARLAFGPRLIGYNLHMNFSANGWGEPDERAQAVRELNRNEDFRKAVTMAVDRKKLGEALVKGPFTAIYPGGLSSGTSFYDRESTVYYPFDLDGAKALLEKAGLKDTDGNGFVNFADGKAGGKDVEIVLLIDNSYATDRNLAEGLIGQMEKLGLRVVLNSLDGKQRDATNYAGKFDWMVHRNAAEYASVVQNTPQLAAAGPRTSWHHRAPEGGQLDLMPFEQELVDIINKFIATNDNAERANLMKQYQKVATTNLDTVGLTEYPGALIINKRFANVPTGAPIFMFNWAEDTIMRERLFVPADKQGDFELFAEQLPGKPGEKSLSN; from the coding sequence ATGACCAGCCACAGACTGATGAAAATGGCGAGCCTGCTGCTTGTCGGCATCTCGACCCTTGCCTTGGAGGCGACCGCTTCCGAGCCGACCGTCGTGCCCCAGCAGCCGGCCTTTCCGGCCGAGGGCAAGATCACCTATGTGCCGCGCGACTCGATCGCCGAGTTCAAGGCGCTGCCGGAATACAAGGAACCGGCCTGGGTTACCGAGAAATACGTCAAGACCGGCAAGCTGCCGCCGGTCGCCGAACGGCTGCCGAAGGAGCCGATGGTCTTCAAGACCGGCAACATGCCTGATGGCGTCGGTGTCTATGGCGACACGCTGCGCCACGTCATCGGCGGTCGTCCCGAGGGCTGGAACTATTCAGCCGGCCAGAGCCAGGGGTGGGGGGGCATCGATATCGGCATGTCCGAATGCCTGACGCGTACGGCGCCGCTCTTCCAGGTGGAAGCGAAGGACGTCGAGCCTCTGCCGAACCTTGCCAAGAGCTGGGACTGGTCTTCTGACGGCCACAAGCTGACGATGCATCTGGTCGAGGGCGCCAAGTGGTCGGATGGCGACCTCTTCGATGCCGACGACGTAATGTTCTACTGGGAAGACAACGTGCTCGACCCGAGCGTGACGCCGCTGAACGGCGCGACGCCGGAGACCTTCGGCGCTGGCACGACGCTGAAGAAGATCGACCAGTATACGGTCGAGTGGACCTTCAAGGAGGCCTTCCCGCGCCAGCACCTCTATGCCATGGCCTATGGCACCTTCTGCCCCGGCCCGTCGCATATTCTCAAGGCCAAGCATCCGAAATACGCCGGTACCACCTACGACCAGTACAAGAACGCCTTCCCGCCCGAGTACATGAACATCCCGGTCATGGGTGCCTGGGTCCCTGTCGCCTATCGCCCCGACGATATCATCGTGCTGCGCCGGAACCCGTACTATTGGAAGGTCGATGAGGCCGGCAACCAGCTGCCCTACATCAACGAGCTGCACTACAAGCTCTCGACCTGGGCCGACCGCGACGTACAGGCGATTGCCGGTTCCGCCGATCTCTCGAACCTCGAGCAGCCGGAAAACTTCGTGGAGTCGCTGAAGCGCGCGGCCCAGGATACGGCCCCCGCCCGGCTTGCCTTCGGCCCCCGCCTCATCGGCTACAATCTGCACATGAACTTCTCGGCCAATGGCTGGGGTGAGCCGGACGAACGCGCCCAGGCCGTGCGTGAACTCAACCGCAACGAGGATTTCCGCAAGGCGGTGACCATGGCGGTCGACCGCAAGAAGCTCGGCGAGGCGCTCGTAAAGGGGCCCTTCACCGCGATCTATCCCGGCGGGCTTTCCTCCGGCACCAGCTTCTACGATCGGGAATCGACCGTCTACTATCCCTTCGACCTCGATGGCGCCAAGGCTCTGCTCGAAAAGGCGGGGCTGAAGGACACGGACGGCAACGGCTTCGTCAACTTCGCGGACGGCAAGGCCGGCGGCAAGGACGTGGAGATCGTGCTTCTGATCGACAACAGCTATGCGACCGACCGCAACCTGGCCGAGGGCCTTATCGGCCAGATGGAAAAGCTCGGCCTCCGGGTGGTTCTGAACTCGCTGGACGGCAAGCAGCGGGACGCGACCAATTACGCCGGCAAGTTCGACTGGATGGTTCACCGCAACGCCGCCGAATATGCCTCCGTCGTGCAGAACACGCCGCAGCTGGCGGCCGCCGGTCCGCGCACCAGCTGGCACCACCGTGCACCGGAAGGCGGTCAGCTTGACCTGATGCCCTTCGAACAGGAACTCGTCGACATCATCAACAAGTTCATCGCCACCAACGACAATGCCGAGCGCGCGAACTTGATGAAGCAGTACCAGAAGGTCGCGACGACGAACCTCGATACAGTCGGCCTTACCGAATATCCGGGCGCGTTGATCATCAACAAGCGCTTCGCCAACGTGCCGACAGGAGCGCCGATCTTCATGTTCAACTGGGCCGAGGACACGATCATGCGCGAGCGTCTCTTTGTCCCCGCCGACAAGCAGGGTGACTTCGAGCTCTTCGCCGAGCAGCTCCCGGGCAAGCCCGGCGAGAAGAGCCTGAGCAACTGA
- a CDS encoding alpha-glucosidase/alpha-galactosidase, whose protein sequence is MATFKIAIIGAGSIGFTKKLFTDILAVPELRDIEVALTDLSARNLEMIKAILDRIVEVNRLPTKVTATTDRLKALEGARYIISCVRVGGLEAYADDIRIPLKYGVDQCVGDTICAGGILYGQRNIPVILDFCRDIRAVAEPGAKFLNYANPMAMNTWAAIEYGKVDTVGLCHGVQHGGEQIAEILGAGEGELDYICSGINHQTWFVDVRLKGRRIGKDELVAAFEAHPVFSKQEKLRIDVLKRFGVYSTESNGHLSEYLPWYRKRPEEITRWIDMSDWIHGETGGYLRHSTETRNWFETEFPQFLEAAGRPLDHQKRSNEHASHILEALETGRVYRGHFNVKNDGVITNLPADAIIESPGFVDRFGINMVSGLTLPEACAATCLSSINVQRMSVHAAVTGDLDLLKLAMLHDPLVGAICTPEEVWQMVDEMVVAQSQWLPQYAHAIDGAKERLGRATVKTREWKGAARREVRSLDELRAERQVRAAG, encoded by the coding sequence ATGGCAACATTCAAGATCGCCATCATCGGCGCCGGCAGCATAGGCTTCACCAAGAAGCTCTTCACCGACATTCTCGCCGTGCCGGAATTGCGCGACATCGAGGTTGCGCTGACAGATCTCAGCGCCCGCAATCTGGAGATGATCAAGGCGATCCTCGACCGGATTGTCGAAGTCAACCGCCTGCCGACGAAGGTCACGGCAACCACCGACCGGCTGAAAGCGCTCGAAGGCGCCCGCTACATCATCAGCTGCGTCCGTGTCGGCGGGCTCGAAGCCTATGCCGACGACATCCGCATCCCCCTTAAATATGGCGTCGACCAATGCGTCGGCGATACGATCTGCGCCGGTGGCATCCTCTACGGCCAGCGCAACATCCCCGTCATCCTCGACTTCTGCCGGGATATCCGCGCGGTCGCCGAACCGGGTGCCAAGTTCCTGAACTATGCCAACCCGATGGCGATGAACACCTGGGCGGCGATCGAATACGGCAAGGTCGATACGGTCGGGCTCTGCCACGGTGTTCAGCACGGCGGCGAGCAGATCGCCGAAATCTTGGGAGCCGGCGAGGGCGAACTCGACTACATCTGCTCGGGTATCAACCATCAGACCTGGTTCGTCGACGTGAGGCTGAAGGGCCGCAGGATCGGCAAGGACGAGTTGGTTGCGGCCTTCGAGGCGCACCCGGTGTTCTCCAAGCAGGAGAAGCTCCGCATCGACGTGCTGAAGCGGTTCGGCGTCTATTCGACCGAGAGCAACGGCCATCTCTCCGAATATCTTCCCTGGTATCGCAAGCGCCCGGAGGAAATTACCCGCTGGATCGATATGTCCGACTGGATCCACGGCGAGACCGGCGGCTATCTCAGGCATTCGACCGAGACGCGCAACTGGTTCGAAACCGAGTTTCCGCAGTTCCTCGAAGCAGCCGGCCGGCCGCTCGACCATCAGAAGCGCTCGAACGAACATGCGAGCCATATTCTCGAGGCCCTGGAAACGGGCCGGGTCTATCGCGGCCATTTCAACGTCAAGAACGATGGCGTGATCACCAACCTGCCTGCCGACGCCATCATCGAATCCCCCGGCTTCGTCGATCGCTTCGGCATCAACATGGTCTCGGGCCTCACCCTTCCCGAGGCCTGTGCCGCCACCTGCCTTTCCTCGATCAACGTCCAGCGCATGTCGGTCCATGCGGCCGTGACCGGCGATCTCGATCTTCTAAAGCTGGCGATGCTGCATGATCCGCTGGTCGGCGCCATCTGCACACCGGAGGAGGTTTGGCAGATGGTCGACGAGATGGTGGTCGCTCAAAGCCAGTGGCTGCCGCAATACGCCCATGCCATCGACGGCGCGAAGGAGCGACTTGGCCGCGCAACCGTCAAGACGCGCGAATGGAAGGGTGCTGCGCGGCGTGAAGTGCGTTCGCTCGACGAGTTGCGCGCCGAGCGTCAGGTCCGCGCCGCCGGCTGA
- a CDS encoding AraC family transcriptional regulator, with amino-acid sequence MGNFMLQELIDNGPVMRTVSLPRGRQSLHAMPTSTGYEIRNNATYDWDGRKRGNTPFTVLQHTIAGAGNLRYENRSYRVREGETLLLLVPHNHRYWLEDGGRWEFFWISMNGDEALRIHRALLAVTGPVLKLQPETIEHLADCSLRLIRGGETPGRASAIAYEAAMALYDDVFGSHPVFSHEHRTMHRVVDHIMNNLQNPLPVEELARVSGLSRAHFSRVFAASEGMAPAEYVLQKRLQRAVKLLTKTASLPVKEVAILSGFEDPNYFAKVFRRSFGLSPTEFRTTGMYASIAAGSVEQAVDTAEDATVLLPG; translated from the coding sequence ATGGGTAATTTTATGCTGCAAGAATTGATCGACAACGGCCCGGTTATGCGAACCGTTTCACTGCCGCGGGGACGCCAGAGCCTGCACGCGATGCCGACCAGCACCGGCTATGAAATCCGCAACAATGCGACCTATGACTGGGACGGCAGAAAACGCGGAAACACGCCCTTTACCGTGCTCCAGCATACGATCGCGGGTGCCGGAAACCTGCGATACGAAAACCGCAGCTATCGGGTGCGCGAGGGCGAGACGCTGCTCCTGCTCGTGCCGCACAATCATCGCTACTGGCTGGAAGACGGCGGGCGCTGGGAGTTCTTCTGGATCTCGATGAACGGCGACGAGGCGCTGCGCATCCACCGCGCCCTGCTCGCCGTCACCGGTCCGGTATTGAAGCTGCAACCGGAAACGATCGAGCATCTGGCCGACTGCAGCCTGCGGCTGATCCGCGGCGGCGAGACGCCAGGCAGAGCCTCGGCGATTGCCTACGAGGCGGCGATGGCGCTCTACGACGACGTCTTCGGCTCGCACCCGGTGTTCAGCCATGAACACAGGACGATGCACCGGGTCGTCGACCACATCATGAACAACTTGCAGAACCCGCTTCCGGTGGAGGAACTGGCACGCGTGTCGGGCTTGAGCCGGGCGCATTTCTCGCGCGTCTTCGCCGCCAGCGAAGGCATGGCGCCGGCCGAATATGTGCTGCAGAAGCGACTGCAGCGTGCGGTAAAACTGCTGACGAAAACCGCAAGCCTTCCGGTCAAGGAAGTGGCCATTCTCTCGGGCTTCGAAGACCCCAACTATTTCGCCAAGGTGTTCCGCCGCTCCTTCGGTCTGAGCCCGACGGAATTCAGAACCACCGGCATGTATGCCAGCATCGCCGCCGGCTCGGTGGAGCAAGCGGTCGACACGGCGGAGGACGCAACGGTGCTGCTGCCGGGTTGA
- a CDS encoding EVE domain-containing protein produces the protein MGAANRSGERNFWIGAVSGDDLQHAAEDGFSRFGYGYGNVQAMTRMKAGDGFIGYAPNAAFNGRAGLACFAAIGVVKERPPYFFAMGGVAPHRGDIDWADSMEAPVRPWLDSLEFAEGNRNWDQKLRLGHLAISERDFRVIARAMHADLGMVFPRVPAFRQQLAG, from the coding sequence ATGGGTGCAGCAAACAGGTCGGGCGAGCGCAATTTCTGGATCGGCGCTGTTTCCGGCGATGACCTGCAGCATGCCGCCGAAGACGGCTTCTCTCGCTTTGGCTACGGCTACGGCAATGTCCAGGCGATGACGCGCATGAAGGCGGGTGATGGCTTCATCGGTTATGCGCCCAACGCCGCCTTTAACGGCAGGGCGGGGCTTGCATGTTTTGCCGCCATCGGTGTCGTCAAGGAGCGCCCGCCCTACTTCTTTGCCATGGGCGGTGTCGCCCCGCATCGCGGCGACATCGACTGGGCCGACAGCATGGAGGCGCCGGTTCGGCCGTGGCTCGACAGCCTTGAATTTGCCGAAGGCAACCGTAACTGGGACCAGAAGCTTCGTCTTGGTCATCTTGCCATCAGCGAGCGTGACTTCCGTGTGATCGCGCGGGCCATGCATGCAGACCTCGGCATGGTTTTCCCGAGGGTGCCGGCCTTTCGGCAGCAACTCGCCGGCTGA
- a CDS encoding GNAT family N-acetyltransferase, protein MPPFSPEITDFWNASFAGDVRASADRFTVVVNPDLDEDSPAMVLHTAENGVIVALSPALGAALSSAAGQVLTEATLRQGLRDAGIVLNGADNLFYFTEADKAVLLRENSGAHVRALTAKDAAAFARFQGSASEEDLDAAYVELDHWLVYGAFDGDRLVCAASMYPLQERQIADLGVLTLVSDRGKGHARKVVRAISRAALEKGYQPQYRCQLDNHASVALAGAVGVTLFGQWEAPSEDG, encoded by the coding sequence ATGCCGCCGTTTTCCCCTGAGATTACCGATTTCTGGAACGCGTCCTTTGCGGGCGATGTTCGCGCAAGCGCGGATCGGTTTACCGTCGTGGTCAATCCCGACCTCGACGAGGACAGCCCGGCCATGGTGCTGCACACTGCTGAAAACGGCGTGATCGTGGCCCTGTCCCCGGCGCTCGGCGCCGCGCTGTCGTCAGCGGCGGGTCAGGTGCTCACCGAAGCGACCCTTCGCCAAGGGCTGCGCGATGCCGGCATCGTCCTGAACGGTGCTGACAACCTCTTCTACTTCACCGAAGCGGATAAGGCTGTGCTGTTGCGGGAGAATTCAGGCGCCCATGTGCGCGCGCTCACGGCGAAGGATGCGGCCGCGTTCGCCCGGTTCCAGGGCTCCGCCTCGGAAGAGGATCTCGATGCAGCCTATGTCGAACTGGATCACTGGTTGGTCTACGGAGCCTTCGATGGTGACAGGCTGGTCTGTGCCGCGAGCATGTATCCCTTGCAGGAGCGGCAGATCGCCGATCTCGGTGTGCTGACGCTTGTGTCCGATAGGGGTAAGGGCCACGCCCGAAAGGTCGTGCGCGCAATCAGCAGGGCCGCCCTCGAAAAGGGCTACCAACCGCAATATCGCTGCCAACTCGACAACCACGCGTCGGTGGCGCTTGCGGGAGCCGTAGGCGTGACGCTTTTCGGCCAATGGGAAGCGCCCTCCGAAGACGGCTGA
- a CDS encoding DUF1127 domain-containing protein: MNIARSINNWRKYRQTVTELGRMSNRELRDLGIERADIDRVARTAFAR; encoded by the coding sequence ATGAACATCGCACGCTCCATCAACAACTGGCGCAAGTACCGTCAGACGGTCACCGAACTGGGCCGCATGTCGAACCGCGAACTTCGCGACCTCGGCATCGAACGCGCCGACATCGACCGCGTCGCACGTACGGCCTTCGCCCGCTAA
- a CDS encoding GntR family transcriptional regulator, with protein sequence MTDIDTDNSPIPERKRGSGVKMVYDLLRDEILDLVLPPGSPIDEVQLAERLKMSRTPIREALVRLAGEGLIDTLPNRSTMVANIDFLNLNPFFDALVLMYRVTTRLAAQNHRPEDLAIIRGFHEDYAAAVQTRDPLTMIATNAAFHAAIAESGRNPYFTSLFRRLLDEGRRILRLYYQSYDEQFPQRFVDEHAAMIAAIAARDVEAADRLGKAHAEQIVEQVQKLFARNNKLDIAL encoded by the coding sequence ATGACCGATATCGACACCGACAACAGCCCCATCCCGGAGCGCAAGCGCGGCTCCGGCGTAAAGATGGTCTATGACCTCTTGCGCGACGAGATCCTCGACCTGGTGCTGCCGCCGGGCAGCCCGATCGACGAAGTGCAGCTTGCCGAGCGGCTGAAGATGTCGCGCACGCCGATCCGCGAGGCGCTGGTGCGTCTTGCCGGCGAAGGGCTGATCGACACGCTGCCGAACCGCTCGACGATGGTGGCGAACATCGACTTCCTCAATCTCAATCCGTTCTTCGACGCGCTGGTGCTGATGTACCGCGTCACCACGCGGCTTGCGGCGCAGAACCACCGCCCGGAAGACCTGGCGATCATTCGCGGCTTCCACGAAGACTATGCGGCAGCCGTGCAGACGCGCGACCCGCTCACGATGATCGCCACCAACGCCGCCTTCCATGCGGCAATCGCGGAAAGCGGACGCAACCCCTATTTCACCAGCCTGTTCCGCCGGCTGCTGGACGAAGGGCGGCGCATTCTCCGTCTCTATTATCAGTCCTATGACGAGCAGTTCCCCCAGCGCTTCGTCGACGAGCATGCGGCCATGATCGCCGCGATCGCCGCGCGCGACGTCGAGGCTGCGGATCGGCTGGGCAAGGCGCATGCGGAGCAGATCGTCGAGCAGGTGCAGAAGCTTTTTGCCCGCAACAACAAGCTCGATATCGCTTTGTAG
- a CDS encoding dihydrodipicolinate synthase family protein yields the protein MKAQIFTGVIPALMTPCKEDRTPDFDALVRKGKELIAQGMSAVVYCGSMGDWPLLTDEQRMEGVERLVKAGIPVIVGTGAVNTASAVAHAAHAEKVGAQGLMVIPRVLSRGSVVAAQKNHFKAILSAAPSLPAVIYNSPYYGFATRADLFFALRAEHPNLVGFKEFGGAADMRYAAENITSRDDGVSLMIGVDTAVFHGFVNCGATGAITGIGCVLPKEVIHMCNLSRAAAEGDVDARLRALELEQALAVLSSFDEGPDLVLYFKHMMVLKGDKEYTLHFNESDVLSDSQRGYVEAQFKLFNSWYAEWSKLPGAVQKYKA from the coding sequence ATGAAGGCTCAGATTTTCACCGGCGTCATCCCGGCGCTGATGACCCCCTGCAAGGAAGACCGCACCCCCGATTTCGACGCGCTGGTGCGCAAGGGCAAGGAGCTGATCGCTCAAGGCATGTCCGCCGTCGTCTACTGCGGCTCGATGGGTGACTGGCCGCTCCTGACCGACGAACAGCGCATGGAAGGCGTCGAGCGCCTCGTCAAGGCCGGCATTCCGGTTATCGTCGGCACCGGCGCCGTCAACACTGCTTCGGCCGTCGCTCACGCGGCACATGCCGAGAAGGTCGGCGCCCAGGGCCTGATGGTCATCCCGCGCGTGCTTTCGCGCGGCTCGGTTGTCGCTGCCCAGAAGAACCACTTCAAGGCCATTCTCTCGGCCGCCCCGAGCCTGCCGGCTGTCATCTACAACAGCCCGTACTACGGCTTCGCCACCCGCGCCGACCTGTTCTTCGCGCTGCGCGCCGAACATCCGAACCTCGTCGGCTTCAAGGAGTTCGGCGGCGCTGCCGACATGCGCTATGCGGCCGAGAACATCACCAGCCGTGACGATGGCGTTTCGCTGATGATCGGTGTCGACACGGCCGTTTTCCACGGCTTCGTCAACTGCGGCGCGACCGGTGCCATCACCGGCATCGGCTGCGTTCTGCCGAAGGAAGTCATCCACATGTGCAACCTGTCGCGTGCCGCCGCCGAAGGCGACGTCGACGCACGTCTGCGCGCACTGGAACTGGAACAGGCGCTCGCCGTTCTCTCGTCCTTCGACGAAGGTCCGGACCTCGTTCTCTACTTCAAGCATATGATGGTGCTGAAGGGCGACAAGGAATACACGCTGCACTTCAACGAGAGCGACGTTCTCTCCGACAGCCAGCGCGGCTACGTCGAAGCCCAGTTCAAGCTGTTCAACAGCTGGTACGCCGAGTGGAGCAAGCTCCCGGGCGCGGTGCAGAAGTACAAGGCCTGA
- a CDS encoding Ldh family oxidoreductase — protein MSETNTLTIAALFERVEAIFLKAGLNAIQAGALARVIVAGERDACKSHGIYRIEGALRTVKAGKVKPDATPELEAGEGSAIVKVNAKGGFANPAFELGLPVLAERARSLGIAALVINDCTHFSALWPEVEGLTGEGLAGLVMCPSYATVAPTGGNKPLLGTNPFAFGWPRENKPPYVFDFATSVAARGEIELHRRAGKPLPEGWAIDAEGNPTTDPEAALAGAMLPFGGHKGSAIGTMVELLAGIMIGDLTSPEVLDYLGTTTLAPFHGELIVAFSPEKFAAGRPGNPFARAEVLFEAIVGQGARLPSQRRFVARAKSEVEGVVLNTAEIEQLERLLALGLDAVA, from the coding sequence ATGAGCGAAACCAACACCCTGACGATCGCAGCACTTTTCGAGCGCGTTGAGGCGATCTTCCTGAAGGCGGGGCTCAACGCCATTCAGGCCGGTGCACTGGCCCGCGTGATCGTCGCCGGCGAGCGGGATGCCTGCAAGTCGCATGGCATCTACCGCATCGAAGGAGCGCTTCGCACCGTCAAGGCGGGCAAGGTGAAGCCGGATGCAACACCGGAGCTCGAAGCGGGCGAAGGTTCCGCTATCGTCAAGGTCAACGCCAAGGGCGGTTTTGCCAATCCCGCCTTCGAGCTCGGCCTGCCGGTTCTCGCCGAACGCGCTCGCTCGCTGGGCATCGCCGCGCTCGTCATCAATGATTGCACCCATTTTTCGGCGCTCTGGCCTGAGGTCGAAGGCCTGACCGGCGAGGGACTTGCCGGCCTCGTGATGTGCCCGAGCTATGCGACCGTTGCGCCGACCGGCGGCAACAAGCCGCTGCTCGGCACCAACCCCTTCGCCTTCGGCTGGCCGCGCGAAAACAAGCCGCCTTACGTCTTCGACTTCGCCACCTCGGTTGCCGCCCGCGGTGAGATCGAACTGCACCGCCGTGCCGGCAAGCCCTTGCCGGAGGGCTGGGCGATCGATGCCGAAGGCAATCCGACGACCGATCCGGAAGCAGCGCTTGCCGGCGCCATGCTGCCCTTCGGCGGCCACAAGGGTTCGGCGATCGGCACCATGGTCGAGCTTCTTGCCGGCATCATGATCGGCGACCTGACGAGCCCGGAAGTGCTCGACTATCTCGGCACCACGACGCTTGCACCGTTCCACGGCGAACTGATCGTCGCCTTCTCGCCGGAGAAATTTGCAGCCGGACGCCCGGGCAATCCCTTCGCCCGTGCGGAAGTGCTGTTTGAGGCGATCGTCGGCCAGGGCGCCCGCCTGCCGTCGCAGCGTCGCTTCGTGGCGCGCGCCAAGTCGGAAGTCGAAGGTGTCGTTCTCAACACGGCTGAAATCGAGCAGCTCGAGCGGCTGCTTGCTCTTGGACTGGACGCCGTCGCGTAA